In Tachysurus fulvidraco isolate hzauxx_2018 chromosome 5, HZAU_PFXX_2.0, whole genome shotgun sequence, the genomic stretch AAAGGGAACATTCATTACGACTTCACTGAAAACAACATATAAACTATACTAACCTCTGCCTCCTGATCATTGTAGCACAGTCTTTTGGTTTCTGAGTCCCAGTCAATGGCTATTGTGGAATGTGCTGTAAAGATTTTTCTGGGTCATTTTATTGGTTTACTGTTTTATTGGTTATTCTAATATTCAGatctctataataaataaaagatatgacacaaaagaaaatgagtTACATGTGAGTTTGAGGATGTTGCCAGCTAAGGGACTTATGTTAGCCGTGCCATAGGAGTTCACCATGCTAAAAGAGAAAAGTTTTGGCCGGGAAGTGGAAGTCTTTCCAGTAGTAGTAACGGGTCCATTATCAGGATCAGATTTCTCGTCCTCCCTATCTACAGTCTCTGACTGGCTGCTTTCTGGATCTGGGCTCACCTGGTGGTCCATAGCCTCCACTTCACctgtaaatatacaaaaaagaaacatgacTGTAAAACTCTCTGTAAAATGTTGCCAGCTGTTTGTAAATAATCGTTTTTACTGTTgccagttgttttttttaaatcaatgaaTGGtttaatcaataaatcaaagaaCCAACGATTTAATCAAATCActgaaaaaactgaaataacACCAATATACAGGCTGTGTTTGAAAACATACTTTTCTCTTAATTTTTGCCTTCCGTCCACACTGAGATGGCATTTTTGTCaacaaaacctttttaaaaatccTCTCCAAAGAGGATAAATTTAACAACTGCGTCACATGACTACAATTGTGTCATCGTTTCTGAAAGCCTCAGTTTTCACATTGCAGTGTGGCCTTCAAAAACAAAGGCTTTCGGAAATGATGACAACTGTAGTCATGTGACGCAGACGGCAGTGCAgcacttgttttgttttctctctgttttgacAGCCTTCTTAAAGTGTCAGTTTGCAAATACTCCAGATTACAGCACAGTCTGGAgtataaataaagaagaaataagtaaataaacgcCAGGCGGAAATTACTTACGTCGAGGAGTcttacacattttacacacacacagtacaggggGTGTTAGGGGTTATCAGACATTTTAGTTTGGATGAGAAACCTTTTGAAAACGGTAGAGTGTacgtttttaaatgaaaacaacgTTTTCAAATGAATCCGGATTAGTTTAGACGTAGTCGCTGACATACTGCTTCAGCCCTCCAATCAAACTTAAACTTgtccaaataaacaaattcctcaccatcacacacttCGTTGGGCCCATTGGATGTGTTAGAGTGGTTGCTGGCCGTGGTAGTACAAGCAGTGCCAGATGCTGCGTTGGATATTGCGCCGCTACAGCCACTTAGCCCTGCATTGTGGCTAGACCCTAAATCTCCACTGTCTGAATGGCTGCTTGAGGATGTAGCTGTAGCAAACACTCTGCTCTCCATCATAGTACCCTGTGAGTGTTTCACATAACGGctaaataaacaaaggaaaaagaagaaccTTTAGTAGTTGTGATGTTTGATCATCAAATTAAGAAGTTTCAAAAGACCATACGCCTCTTACACGCATAGACCCATTTACCATACACACTATAAATCTATTCCCGGTGAAATGAAATACATTCAAGAACGTAAGAGCTGAAACAGGCTCAAACAATTGCTTGGGGAACACCAACCTAATCCTTTCcattacacactcatacagtgTATCTGGGGTAAGGTTGTGGCGAGGAACAGTGAtaaaaaatggctgcccaaAAAGCATGGTGCACGATGAGCCTCCGCTGTGCTTCACATCTCTCTCCCTGAAATATACTGGCAGATTCATCCGTTCACTGTCCTCCTCGATCACCTCATAGCTAAAACACATGCATAGAGTAGGACAGCTGTCAGAGTCTCAAGCCGATAAAATAGGCAAAGCACACACGTTGGTTTCAGAAGTTGAATACATTAAATAAGTTCAAATACATGACTCACATAAAGATGTCATCTTTTTCCATAATTTGGTTGAGACCTTCATCCTTTCTGTAGATTTTGTGGAATCTGTGATTGTAAACATCAGCTACAACCATCTagacaagataaacaaaaaggcacaacGCAGACACAAATTACATACAAAACAACTGAAGGTAAAAATGACAATACGAAGtttaagagaaacaaaaaatttTGTTCAAGTCTCACATTCTCTGCAGGAACTCCAGACAGCTTGGCCAATGCACTGCACAAGTCTGTTACTGTACCTAGTTTAGGGACCACCAGGCGAAActgggagagatggagagtaaagAGGGAAGATTGCGAAGGAATTTATTTGATCCTACCTACATACATGCGAACACCATCTGTAAAAGCTGATCATTTGCAAATATGCGACAAAACAAAAGTCAAAGTCCAAGGTCAATGCTATCTCAGGAGAccatatacattttataacgCATCAGTTTAAACATAAAACCAGGCTGGAACTAGTAAAATGCTCTGGACACATACTTGCATGGGTCTGGACTGAGGGTCACTGCGGACCATGAACACTTCCATGGTGCGATCTTTCTTCATGGGCAGTGGTAGTGTGAGGTAGCAGAAAGGGTCAAAAGTCACAGACACTTTGGCACAATCAGGGCAGACCAGCGTGGACTTGAACAGGCCATGGAAGATATCCACTATGATGGAATCATTACGTAGCCGATGGTTCTTCCATGCCTCTTTAGCCACAATCTGTCAAAAACACAAGATTATAGCTTCTCCATATGCAGAATGAATATAACATCACTGTGCTTAGATAAACAAGTTGTTTCCAATGTTGTGGTTGTCCCATTGCttataaacaaatgcaaatatacATAACATTCACATATGCTAACACACCGGAAACATATGTAGACTAACAGattagaaaatgttttgttaCATCATGACAGAAGACAAGAAAAACATTCACTATTGATAGTGAGGGCCTGTGAGGATCACAATCCATAATTgcaaatcataaaatattttataacagcTTGTGAAATACCTCATCTGGTCTGCCCTCTGCATCTCTCAAGGCCAAGTAAGGTTTCTTTTTGACACGGTTCAGATCTTCGTGTAGGCCGTCAAGCAAGAAGGCCAGAAGCTCCTGAGAGTCCTGCTGCTGGTACCCTGAGAACTGTGGGGCAAAACGTCCAACCTGTGTCTGTGCACAAGAGACATCATCAATCGCAATGAGCACTATCAACACAGCACtggttaaaaacattttatctttCCACAATGCCAAATGTTGGAGCCTTCTAGCCTGGGCATGAAATTTTGACAATCAAAAACATAGTTAAAGAACTAAACATCCAACAGCATAGCTTGTTTTTGAATGGTTTACTTTAAAAGTGCGGGGAGCCACATAGCTGCTCCTGCTGAGCCACATCTGTTTAATCAAGTCTGCAAAGGCCTCTGCGATCTCCCCTCGCATTCCTAAGAGATTTTCTCGGTTGATCTCAGCTTCATACTGGTCCTCCAGAAAATATTCTGTCAGTGGGGGCAAATTGCTCAGACACTGGAAAACAAACGAGGAATACACAGCATTTCAATACAAACACAGGATTGTAGGAGTACAAATGCACATCATAAACATCAGGATACTTAGGACTTGGGTAAAGACCATCATTAGATAGAAGTTTTGTAGTGCATGTATGTACCTGGAGTGCAGAGTTCATGAAGCAGGTGTTGCCCAAATTGCTGAGTCCACACAGGCCAGGCTGAGAGGCAGATTCTCTATAACTGTAGGATGAGCTGTACGAGCTGTATCCTCCCAACCTGCAGAACAGCAGCAGCATAAACAgcaatataaatatgtataaatagcaaacaggaaacagctaAATGATTAGTTAGGATATTCTGATGatcaataataaaacacaagagAAAGTCACAACTAAATTCAGTGTAAATATTTCAATTGTATTTTGACAATAAACTGAGTAAATGTGAGGTAAGAACAGACCTGATTCCTCCAGATGTGCTGTTGTTCAGCATGTAGCTCGAGTTGCTGCTGCTGTCTCCATTGGTCACTGTGGAAGAAATAGTGGCAGAGGAATTGGAGGACAGCTTTGGTGATGTTGTGAAAGTCCTTGAGGTGGCTGTACTGGACCTGAAATTAAGCAAAATATTGAACAAATAATGTTCCATATCAACTACTGTAAAGGTGTTAAGGTAAATCTGAACATACGCACTTGGTATGGGAGGCTTGTCTGGGCCACGTCCCAtcttcattctttctctcaATCACAAGTACCTGAggaaaaaacagataaacaatagtaataaaagaaaaaaaagaaagaaactgaagCAGATGCACAGTCTATTGAATCTGCTTAACTGCTGTGATGTTCAGACACAAATCGTATTTATTTcacaaagcaaataaaaaacaaaactgactcTCTGTTCAGACTGTAGCCAAATGAATTCACATATTACTAATTAGTTGTCATATTTGCAGTCTTGGCAAACGTCTGAGTAATGTGGGGCAGACAAAATATAGGATACTTGTTGTAGTGAAGGTAGACCATGTGGTCTTGAAACAGTATAGTtttcaaaaattcaaaaacTAGCATTTGTTCGATTATTCAATTCTGCAGTTATGTGAGGTTCTAGCTATTGAATATATGTTTACTGTCTATGATTCTCCCATGTCCTGCCTTACTGCTGATTTTCCTCTGTGTTGTTCTGGTGTAAAGAATCATATGTAATGCAACTGAAATGCATGTCCCAAAATCATTGTTGTCCCCCCCCCGCTGTTTATAAAAGCTATTTCAGTCATGTTAGTTAGGGTAAAAGCAGATTAGTACAACCCGACTGCACAGTGTTGttgaaaatgtataaacaaGAGTGTTAAAGCCTTGGGCAAACACCTACCTGGCCCTGAAAAAGCCCGGCATCCTGCACTGTGCTGTCCGGCTTGTTTAACTGCTCATAAGTGTTACTCATGTACTTGTTCCACAACCGAGTCTCCTTTTCTGATGGGATATTGAAGAGAGTTCTCATCTCTTTCTCAATG encodes the following:
- the usp4 gene encoding ubiquitin carboxyl-terminal hydrolase 4; the protein is MAEGGGPEPGNAAEPVAEPVPAQTPLPSIDSQKQTIGALLKTTLRKGDEWFLIDSRWFKQWKKYVGFDSWDLYNVGEHNLYPGPIDNSGLFSDQETQALKEHLIDELDYVLVPTEAWSNLVSWYGCLEGQRPIVRKVVEHGMFVKHCKVEVYLLELNLCENDNMDNVVTRHFSKADTIDTIEKEMRTLFNIPSEKETRLWNKYMSNTYEQLNKPDSTVQDAGLFQGQVLVIERKNEDGTWPRQASHTKSSTATSRTFTTSPKLSSNSSATISSTVTNGDSSSNSSYMLNNSTSGGIRLGGYSSYSSSYSYRESASQPGLCGLSNLGNTCFMNSALQCLSNLPPLTEYFLEDQYEAEINRENLLGMRGEIAEAFADLIKQMWLSRSSYVAPRTFKTQVGRFAPQFSGYQQQDSQELLAFLLDGLHEDLNRVKKKPYLALRDAEGRPDEIVAKEAWKNHRLRNDSIIVDIFHGLFKSTLVCPDCAKVSVTFDPFCYLTLPLPMKKDRTMEVFMVRSDPQSRPMQFRLVVPKLGTVTDLCSALAKLSGVPAENMVVADVYNHRFHKIYRKDEGLNQIMEKDDIFIYEVIEEDSERMNLPVYFRERDVKHSGGSSCTMLFGQPFFITVPRHNLTPDTLYECVMERISRYVKHSQGTMMESRVFATATSSSSHSDSGDLGSSHNAGLSGCSGAISNAASGTACTTTASNHSNTSNGPNEVCDGEVEAMDHQVSPDPESSQSETVDREDEKSDPDNGPVTTTGKTSTSRPKLFSFSMVNSYGTANISPLAGNILKLTSHSTIAIDWDSETKRLCYNDQEAEAYEKHESMMQAQKKKATVALRECIELFTTMETLGEHDPWYCPTCKKHQQATKKFDLWSLPRILVVHLKRFSYNRCWRDKLDTVVDFPIRDLNMSEFVCNPTAEPYVYDLVAVSNHYGGMGGGHYTAYAKNKADKKWYYFDDSSVSSASEDQIVTKAAYVLFYQRRDGEGASRSTPSASLGGASDTLDDHMDTN